A single Filimonas effusa DNA region contains:
- a CDS encoding alpha-amylase family glycosyl hydrolase — protein sequence MMKPFETVAWSSGANIYEVNIRQYTSEGTFNAFATHLPRLRDMGVDILWLMPVTPISREGRLGKLGSYYACSSYVEINPEFGTLSDFKALIKQAHELGFKLIIDWVANHTGFDHEWTRVNRDWYVLDANGHFTEKYGWKDVIDLDYSNNNMREAMINAMQYWINECDIDGFRCDMAHLVPLDFWHEARLRCEQHKHLFWLAECEVPDYHQVFDVSYAWQWMHITERYMNKQAALVDILHVLDQYSHYLPGARKLFFTANHDENSWNGTEYEKYGAAARAFAVFTCTWPGLPLIYSGQEMPNKKRLLFFEKDEIEWVQQPLLHSFYQSLLLARRNNKALHSGSKFIKLETGADEEVLAFLQVRDEHKVLTLINLSSISRIKCTIENEALTGNYVNIFSGITHDIRNTASFELQGWEYVVLESRK from the coding sequence ATGATGAAACCTTTCGAAACGGTAGCTTGGAGCAGCGGCGCAAACATCTACGAAGTAAACATCAGACAGTATACAAGTGAAGGTACTTTTAATGCTTTTGCTACCCATTTACCCAGGCTCCGGGATATGGGTGTCGATATTCTATGGCTCATGCCTGTTACACCTATCAGCCGGGAAGGCAGGCTGGGCAAACTTGGCAGCTACTATGCCTGTAGCAGTTACGTGGAAATTAATCCTGAATTTGGTACGCTATCCGATTTTAAAGCGCTTATAAAGCAGGCACATGAGCTGGGCTTTAAGCTTATTATAGACTGGGTGGCCAATCATACCGGCTTCGATCATGAATGGACCCGCGTTAACCGCGACTGGTATGTGCTTGATGCCAATGGTCATTTTACGGAGAAATATGGCTGGAAAGATGTCATTGACCTCGATTATAGCAATAACAACATGCGCGAGGCCATGATCAATGCCATGCAATACTGGATCAATGAATGCGATATCGATGGGTTTCGCTGCGATATGGCCCACCTGGTTCCGCTGGACTTTTGGCATGAAGCAAGATTACGGTGTGAGCAGCATAAACATTTATTCTGGCTCGCTGAATGTGAAGTGCCCGATTATCACCAGGTTTTTGATGTTAGCTATGCATGGCAATGGATGCATATCACAGAACGGTATATGAATAAGCAGGCGGCGCTGGTTGATATCTTGCATGTATTGGATCAATATAGTCATTATTTGCCCGGTGCCAGAAAATTGTTCTTTACAGCCAACCATGATGAGAACAGCTGGAACGGTACCGAATACGAAAAATATGGTGCTGCTGCCAGGGCTTTTGCTGTATTTACCTGTACCTGGCCTGGTTTGCCGCTTATTTACAGCGGACAGGAAATGCCCAATAAAAAAAGACTCCTGTTTTTTGAAAAGGATGAAATAGAATGGGTACAACAGCCACTATTACATAGTTTTTACCAGTCGTTGCTGCTGGCACGCAGGAATAACAAAGCGCTGCACAGCGGTAGTAAATTCATAAAACTTGAAACTGGAGCGGATGAAGAGGTCCTGGCCTTTCTCCAGGTGCGGGACGAACATAAAGTGCTCACGCTAATAAACCTGTCGTCTATCAGCAGAATTAAATGTACCATTGAAAATGAAGCGCTCACCGGTAACTATGTCAATATCTTTTCCGGTATAACGCATGATATCAGGAATACGGCTTCGTTTGAATTGCAGGGGTGGGAGTATGTAGTACTGGAAAGCAGGAAGTAG
- a CDS encoding Do family serine endopeptidase, with amino-acid sequence MKLKSILLVIAISATTAILSVWGYGKWMQKQYAGSQEPGKLPVNYAGFFDKDAPAGPVDFTAASNSATPAVVHIKTRTKAKQVTNNLPNRRSPFSDFFGDEDPFSDFFGGPRVQMQPEQRASGSGVLISEDGYIVTNNHVVEGADELNVTLSNKKNYKATVIGRDPSSDLAVIKIEGSRFPYMVYGNSDDTKLGQWVLAVGYPLNLDVTITAGIISAKARAIGVNKDRSAVESFIQTDAAVNPGNSGGALINTNGELIGINSAIASPTGSYAGYSYAIPVNIVKKIVNDIIKYGAVQRGYIGIEYGGDNMSDEQRKELGIKDGEGVYVTDVPAGGAAKAAGLQKGDFITKINGTAIQSGAQLQEQVARYKPGDKVAVTYLRNGKEATVNITLKNRVGTYDLVKNEPANIGSRLGGDLATIDKAVAQKNGIPGGVIVKKITGNPLKSTRMQEGFVITRVNGQDIKSLEELTEALKTAGGQVQVEGIYPGYEGTYGYPLNLSSSGEQGK; translated from the coding sequence ATGAAACTAAAAAGCATTTTGCTGGTAATAGCAATTAGTGCAACGACGGCGATTTTGAGTGTTTGGGGTTATGGAAAGTGGATGCAGAAACAATACGCCGGCAGCCAGGAACCCGGAAAACTACCCGTTAACTATGCTGGCTTCTTTGATAAAGACGCCCCGGCAGGCCCTGTTGATTTCACAGCCGCATCCAACTCAGCCACTCCGGCAGTGGTTCACATTAAAACACGTACAAAGGCAAAACAAGTAACCAATAATCTTCCTAACCGCAGAAGTCCTTTCTCCGATTTCTTTGGCGATGAGGATCCTTTTTCCGATTTCTTTGGTGGTCCCCGCGTTCAAATGCAACCTGAGCAAAGAGCAAGCGGCAGCGGTGTGCTGATCAGCGAAGACGGGTACATTGTTACCAACAACCACGTAGTGGAAGGTGCAGATGAATTGAACGTTACCCTGTCTAATAAAAAGAACTACAAAGCCACTGTTATAGGCCGTGACCCCAGCAGTGACCTTGCTGTAATAAAAATAGAAGGCAGCCGTTTTCCTTACATGGTATATGGCAACAGCGATGATACCAAATTAGGCCAATGGGTGCTGGCAGTAGGTTATCCTTTGAACCTCGACGTAACCATTACAGCCGGTATCATCAGTGCTAAGGCAAGAGCTATTGGCGTAAACAAAGACAGGTCGGCAGTAGAATCATTTATACAAACCGATGCGGCAGTGAACCCCGGTAACAGCGGTGGTGCACTCATCAACACCAATGGTGAACTTATTGGTATCAACTCTGCGATAGCGTCTCCAACAGGTTCTTACGCAGGTTACTCCTATGCCATCCCTGTTAACATCGTAAAGAAAATTGTAAACGACATCATCAAATACGGCGCAGTTCAAAGAGGGTATATAGGCATCGAGTATGGTGGCGATAACATGAGCGATGAACAAAGAAAAGAGCTTGGCATTAAAGACGGTGAAGGTGTATATGTAACAGACGTACCTGCCGGTGGAGCAGCAAAAGCAGCCGGCTTGCAAAAAGGTGATTTCATCACAAAGATCAACGGTACTGCTATACAGTCAGGCGCCCAGTTACAGGAACAGGTTGCGCGTTACAAACCAGGTGATAAAGTAGCAGTGACTTACCTGCGTAATGGCAAAGAGGCTACAGTAAATATCACGCTTAAAAACAGGGTTGGCACATACGACCTGGTGAAAAATGAACCTGCCAACATAGGCAGCCGGCTGGGTGGCGATCTGGCTACAATCGACAAAGCAGTAGCGCAGAAGAATGGCATTCCCGGCGGTGTTATTGTGAAGAAGATCACAGGCAACCCGCTCAAGAGCACCCGTATGCAGGAAGGTTTTGTTATCACCCGTGTTAACGGCCAGGATATCAAATCGCTCGAGGAGTTAACGGAAGCGTTAAAAACTGCCGGTGGCCAGGTTCAGGTAGAAGGAATCTACCCTGGTTATGAAGGCACATACGGCTATCCTTTAAACCTGAGCAGCAGCGGAGAACAGGGAAAATAA
- a CDS encoding acyl-CoA reductase — protein sequence MKETDMNLVTRIDLLERLGNWMQQNPEQWQAAKEKAGRLNPWFSPGFTNLAVDNIVSRFLQRPLLEAWVKRYHLPDSNTAPAKVGVVMAGNLPLVGFHDFLCVFITGHKIVIKLSSKDEVLLKTIVEQLYEWDERTRDLIQFAEVLKGCDAYIATGSNNSGRYFDFYFGKYPHIIRKNRSSVAILDGKETPDMLSALADDIQLYFGLGCRNVTQLYVPEGYDFIPLLEALKKYDHLADNHKYKHNFDYHLALLIMNSKFYMNNGSVVLAENVSPFSPVSQVHYQYYNQPKETLATELAKDEQIQCVVGVGDIPFGKAQYPELSDYADGVDTMQFLSDLKLQ from the coding sequence ATGAAAGAAACAGATATGAACCTCGTAACCAGAATCGACTTATTGGAACGTTTGGGAAACTGGATGCAACAGAACCCCGAACAGTGGCAGGCTGCCAAAGAAAAGGCAGGCAGACTAAACCCCTGGTTCAGTCCCGGGTTTACCAACCTGGCTGTAGACAACATTGTCAGCCGCTTTCTTCAACGCCCCCTGCTCGAAGCGTGGGTAAAACGTTATCACCTGCCCGACAGCAATACCGCTCCAGCCAAGGTAGGCGTGGTAATGGCCGGCAATTTACCCCTCGTAGGCTTCCACGACTTCCTCTGCGTATTTATAACAGGTCATAAAATTGTGATCAAATTGTCGTCTAAAGACGAAGTGCTGCTGAAAACAATAGTGGAACAGCTATACGAGTGGGATGAGCGCACCCGCGACCTTATTCAATTTGCCGAAGTACTGAAAGGCTGCGATGCCTACATCGCCACCGGCAGCAATAACTCCGGCAGGTATTTCGACTTCTATTTCGGCAAATACCCCCATATCATCCGCAAGAACAGAAGTTCGGTGGCCATCCTCGATGGAAAGGAAACGCCCGACATGCTCAGCGCCCTTGCCGACGACATCCAGCTGTATTTCGGACTGGGATGCCGTAACGTAACACAGCTATATGTTCCGGAAGGCTACGACTTCATCCCCCTGCTCGAAGCCCTGAAGAAATATGACCACCTGGCCGATAACCATAAATACAAACACAACTTCGACTATCATCTTGCTTTACTCATTATGAACAGTAAGTTCTATATGAATAACGGCAGCGTGGTGCTGGCCGAAAACGTGTCGCCATTTTCACCGGTAAGCCAGGTGCATTACCAGTACTATAACCAGCCCAAAGAAACCCTCGCTACAGAACTGGCGAAAGACGAACAGATCCAGTGTGTGGTTGGCGTTGGAGATATTCCCTTTGGCAAAGCCCAGTATCCCGAACTGTCAGATTATGCAGACGGCGTAGATACCATGCAGTTTTTGTCAGACCTGAAACTGCAATAA
- a CDS encoding 4Fe-4S dicluster domain-containing protein codes for MSIKITEECINCGACEPECPNNAIYEGGVEWAIADGTSVKGSFVTMEGNVINADEKFAPVSVDTYFIVPNKCTECQGFHEEPQCAAVCPVDCCVPDEMYEETVDELMAKKDKLHL; via the coding sequence ATGTCCATTAAGATAACGGAAGAGTGTATCAACTGCGGAGCCTGTGAACCGGAATGCCCTAACAACGCGATCTATGAGGGCGGCGTGGAGTGGGCTATCGCTGACGGTACCTCTGTGAAAGGGAGCTTTGTAACAATGGAGGGCAATGTAATAAACGCCGACGAAAAATTCGCCCCTGTAAGTGTGGATACCTATTTTATCGTGCCTAATAAATGCACTGAGTGCCAGGGCTTTCACGAGGAACCACAATGTGCGGCAGTTTGCCCGGTCGACTGCTGTGTTCCCGACGAAATGTACGAGGAAACTGTTGACGAGCTGATGGCCAAAAAAGACAAACTTCACCTATAA
- a CDS encoding D-alanine--D-alanine ligase, protein MKKRIALVTGGYSGEAEISYKSVVTVANNIDTERFEVFKIDINPSGWYYLPEQGDKQPVDKSDFTITVNGSKVKFDAVLLCIHGTPGEDGKLQGYFDMLGLPYTSCDAATSALTFNKRYTVAVVAFSGINVARSVLLIKDRFENAEALVKELQFPVFIKPNNGGSSIGMSRVNQPSEELGKAIEKAFKEDDQVLVEEFIQGREFTIGVFRTKGKIITLPMTEVISKNEFFDFEAKYLGKSEEITPAQINEAMADKVRKAAEKIYQVLNCRGVVRIDFIYNEAKDEPYMLEVNTVPGQSEASIIPQQVKAMGWTLKDFYTAVIEEAWA, encoded by the coding sequence ATGAAAAAAAGAATTGCACTGGTAACGGGTGGTTACAGTGGGGAAGCTGAAATCAGCTATAAAAGTGTGGTTACAGTTGCCAACAATATCGATACGGAACGTTTCGAAGTATTTAAGATCGACATTAATCCTTCAGGATGGTATTATCTGCCGGAGCAGGGCGATAAGCAACCGGTAGACAAAAGTGATTTTACCATTACAGTTAACGGCAGCAAGGTGAAGTTCGATGCCGTTCTGTTATGTATTCATGGCACCCCGGGTGAAGACGGCAAGCTCCAGGGCTATTTTGATATGTTAGGGTTGCCTTATACGAGCTGTGATGCGGCAACCTCTGCTTTAACTTTTAATAAAAGATATACGGTTGCCGTTGTTGCCTTCAGTGGTATAAATGTTGCACGCTCCGTACTGTTGATAAAAGACCGTTTTGAGAATGCCGAAGCGCTTGTAAAAGAGTTGCAGTTCCCTGTTTTTATAAAGCCTAACAATGGTGGCTCCAGTATCGGCATGTCGAGGGTGAATCAACCTTCCGAAGAGCTGGGCAAAGCCATAGAGAAGGCGTTTAAAGAGGATGACCAGGTGCTGGTAGAAGAATTTATCCAGGGACGGGAATTTACTATAGGGGTATTCAGGACAAAGGGCAAGATCATTACTTTACCTATGACGGAAGTTATTTCAAAGAATGAGTTCTTTGATTTTGAAGCAAAATACCTGGGTAAAAGTGAAGAGATCACGCCTGCGCAGATAAACGAAGCTATGGCAGATAAGGTGCGCAAAGCCGCTGAGAAAATTTACCAGGTGCTTAATTGCCGCGGAGTGGTACGTATAGATTTCATTTACAATGAAGCGAAAGACGAGCCGTATATGCTGGAAGTAAATACAGTGCCGGGCCAGAGTGAAGCCAGCATTATTCCACAGCAGGTGAAAGCTATGGGCTGGACACTGAAGGATTTTTATACCGCAGTGATAGAGGAAGCCTGGGCATAG
- a CDS encoding PASTA domain-containing protein: MFKFITNKPFWVNMLIAAGIFLLLLVLFFSSLGFLTRHNENAKVPQVTGRNIEEARRLLEAKGFDVEVQDSVYIDNAEKLSVIRQSPEADAVVKSNRTIYLTINRAIAPLVDMPDLRGFSYLSAKLYLQSLGLKLGDTSYTPDIAKNAVKEQLFKGKAINPGSKIDMGSTIDLVLGSGVGTTEVNVPDLTGMTLAQARDYISNLGLSISAINAEGTVTDRENAFITRQLPEPFETLPDGTRGPNKIRAGQLIDIWISATPPAVVDSAAAPLP; this comes from the coding sequence GTGTTTAAATTTATAACCAATAAGCCATTCTGGGTGAACATGCTCATAGCAGCAGGCATATTCCTGTTATTGCTGGTATTGTTCTTTAGTTCACTGGGGTTCCTGACCAGGCATAACGAGAATGCGAAGGTGCCGCAGGTTACGGGCAGGAATATAGAAGAAGCCAGGCGATTGCTGGAAGCAAAGGGGTTTGATGTGGAAGTGCAGGATTCGGTATATATCGATAATGCCGAAAAACTGTCTGTTATCAGGCAGTCGCCGGAAGCCGATGCGGTAGTGAAATCGAACCGTACCATCTACCTGACCATCAACAGGGCGATTGCTCCGCTTGTAGACATGCCCGATTTGCGTGGTTTTTCTTATCTGAGCGCCAAGTTGTATCTGCAAAGCCTGGGATTGAAGCTGGGGGATACTTCTTATACGCCGGATATTGCCAAAAACGCAGTAAAGGAACAGTTGTTTAAAGGGAAAGCGATCAATCCCGGCAGCAAGATAGATATGGGCAGCACTATTGACCTTGTATTAGGTTCCGGTGTGGGCACAACAGAAGTGAATGTTCCCGATTTAACGGGTATGACGCTGGCGCAGGCAAGGGATTATATCAGTAACCTGGGATTAAGCATCAGCGCCATAAATGCGGAAGGAACGGTTACAGACAGGGAGAATGCTTTCATTACACGACAGCTGCCCGAACCATTCGAGACTTTACCCGATGGCACAAGAGGACCTAATAAAATAAGGGCGGGGCAATTGATAGATATCTGGATAAGCGCTACACCTCCTGCTGTTGTTGATTCAGCGGCAGCTCCCTTACCTTAG
- a CDS encoding rhodanese-like domain-containing protein, whose translation MNTITVEALKARLDNGEQIHLLDVREDSERAEFNIGGTHLPLGKVQAMQVEDIEGWKGDEVIIYCRSGNRSGVAALLMEQAGFKNTVNLVGGMLAWRDKFGE comes from the coding sequence ATGAACACAATAACTGTTGAAGCGCTGAAAGCGCGTTTGGATAACGGCGAGCAGATACATCTGCTGGATGTGCGCGAGGACAGCGAGAGGGCTGAATTTAATATCGGTGGCACGCATTTACCCCTGGGTAAAGTGCAGGCGATGCAGGTAGAAGACATTGAGGGATGGAAAGGTGATGAAGTGATCATCTACTGCAGAAGCGGTAACAGGAGCGGTGTAGCTGCATTGCTCATGGAACAGGCAGGTTTTAAGAATACAGTGAACCTGGTTGGGGGGATGCTGGCCTGGCGCGATAAGTTTGGTGAATAA